The following proteins come from a genomic window of Acidobacteriota bacterium:
- a CDS encoding sulfatase-like hydrolase/transferase → MKRISFRFNHRFIAFFFASTIILGPSDLLFCSEIGETPERAHPDILLITLDTTRADHLGCYGASFAQTPNLDSLAKAGTRFDNAFSPAPLTLPSHASMLTGLIPRRHSVRDNALFRLNESIPTLTERLKEAGYRTAAFVSAAILDRVTGINRGFDHYDDNVRVGERQFFNYEERAATQVTDAVLSYLSSLLASSSPSLSTSSREYRREPLFLWVHYFDPHLPYVPPEPFKGSFKDRPYDGEIAFMDHEIGRLLEAARKKLRGKVIEKRKENAEEGKDTSAYGPLIIVAGDHGESLGEHGERAHDVFIYNATQRVPLILHGAGVSSGRVVKRNVGLVDIAPTILEIVDLPPLKEIDGQSLLPLLRGQNVVLPDYEMESFFPYFSYGWAPLRGIVRKNLKYIDAPQAELYDLSSDTSEKQNLIFLKKREGERLAEAVRRIASIDPLETRKIDAELLELRRRMESLGYIGGSRGGALPHIDPKEGIKWIEDLEMARRELQIGDPKKGILLLDNLLTRNPENVPAAIALAQCHLASGNIEQSITLCRRLVSDRPDNDIPHLNLAIALKEKWRNDQIHQKEARVEAQAEFEQVLKLNPRHAEAYLAYYSMLILDEKLYEAHQLLKRAKQEGVSDPDVEVELGYLEMAHGEAALARGAFERAVTLNPRAAKALEGLGRIAYAEGKFRLSADYYERALDSSPSASLAKTLGSILLLYLNDPAGARAAYLKAVELLPPDDPSLPELQEIIKTLLSEERK, encoded by the coding sequence GTGAAAAGGATAAGCTTTCGTTTCAATCATCGCTTCATCGCGTTTTTCTTTGCTTCAACTATCATACTCGGCCCATCAGATCTTCTTTTTTGTTCCGAAATCGGAGAAACTCCTGAACGGGCTCATCCTGATATTCTGCTCATCACGCTTGACACGACTCGGGCCGACCATCTGGGATGCTACGGAGCTTCTTTTGCTCAAACGCCTAATCTCGATTCCCTTGCAAAGGCGGGAACGCGATTTGACAATGCCTTCAGCCCTGCGCCACTGACTTTGCCGAGCCATGCGAGCATGCTGACCGGCCTGATTCCACGCAGGCATAGCGTTCGAGATAACGCTCTTTTCAGGCTCAACGAATCGATTCCGACCCTGACGGAGAGATTGAAAGAAGCCGGTTACAGAACGGCCGCTTTCGTTTCTGCAGCCATTCTCGACAGAGTTACAGGAATCAATCGTGGATTCGACCATTATGATGACAATGTCCGCGTCGGCGAGCGCCAATTCTTCAACTACGAGGAGCGCGCCGCAACGCAGGTTACGGATGCGGTGCTATCCTATCTTTCATCGCTTCTGGCCAGCTCCTCCCCTTCACTCTCAACCTCATCTAGGGAATATCGCAGGGAGCCGCTCTTCCTGTGGGTGCATTATTTCGATCCTCATCTCCCATATGTTCCACCTGAACCATTCAAGGGCAGTTTCAAGGATAGACCATACGATGGCGAGATCGCCTTCATGGATCACGAGATCGGCCGCCTCCTCGAAGCTGCCAGGAAAAAACTCAGGGGAAAGGTTATAGAGAAGAGAAAAGAAAATGCAGAGGAAGGCAAGGACACGAGCGCATATGGGCCTCTCATTATCGTGGCGGGAGACCACGGGGAAAGCCTGGGAGAGCATGGAGAGAGAGCTCATGATGTCTTCATCTACAATGCCACGCAGCGCGTTCCATTGATCCTTCATGGTGCCGGCGTTTCATCCGGCAGGGTGGTGAAGAGAAACGTCGGACTAGTTGACATCGCTCCAACAATCCTCGAGATCGTAGATCTTCCACCGCTCAAGGAGATTGACGGGCAATCGCTTCTCCCTCTGCTCAGAGGACAGAATGTCGTGCTGCCGGACTACGAGATGGAATCCTTCTTCCCATACTTCTCGTATGGTTGGGCTCCGCTTCGCGGCATAGTCAGAAAGAACCTGAAATATATCGACGCACCTCAAGCGGAACTCTACGACCTGTCATCAGACACATCGGAAAAGCAAAATCTTATATTCCTTAAGAAGAGAGAGGGAGAACGTCTGGCAGAAGCCGTCAGGCGCATCGCCTCTATCGATCCGCTGGAAACCCGGAAGATTGATGCGGAGCTCCTCGAACTCCGCCGGAGGATGGAATCGCTGGGCTACATCGGCGGAAGCAGGGGCGGTGCTTTGCCTCATATCGATCCCAAAGAAGGGATAAAATGGATTGAGGACCTCGAGATGGCACGCAGGGAGCTTCAGATAGGAGACCCGAAGAAGGGAATCCTCCTTCTCGATAATCTCCTGACGAGGAATCCAGAGAATGTTCCTGCAGCAATCGCACTGGCACAGTGTCATCTCGCTTCCGGGAATATTGAACAGTCCATCACACTCTGCCGTCGCCTTGTCTCTGACAGACCGGACAACGACATCCCGCATCTTAATCTCGCCATCGCGCTCAAGGAAAAATGGCGCAATGACCAGATTCATCAAAAAGAAGCAAGGGTCGAAGCTCAGGCAGAGTTCGAGCAGGTGCTCAAACTAAACCCGCGGCATGCCGAAGCCTATCTTGCATATTACTCGATGTTAATCCTGGATGAAAAACTATATGAAGCCCATCAACTTTTGAAACGCGCCAAACAGGAAGGGGTTTCCGACCCCGATGTCGAAGTGGAGCTGGGTTATCTGGAGATGGCGCACGGAGAAGCCGCATTGGCGCGTGGCGCTTTCGAACGGGCGGTTACTTTAAACCCACGTGCAGCAAAGGCACTCGAAGGACTGGGGCGCATCGCCTATGCCGAAGGGAAATTTAGGCTCTCCGCAGACTATTATGAACGCGCTCTTGATAGCTCTCCTTCAGCCTCCCTCGCGAAGACCCTCGGCTCGATCCTCTTGTTATACCTCAACGACCCAGCAGGAGCACGCGCCGCATATCTCAAGGCCGTTGAGCTTCTCCCTCCTGACGATCCCAGCCTTCCGGAACTCCAGGAGATCATCAAGACCCTTTTATCTGAGGAACGAAAATGA
- a CDS encoding DUF1684 domain-containing protein, producing the protein MTSKNGWLSLAGLFWLEEGENGFGADESNTILFPGDRAPDFIGSFFLDNGQVTIRIKPDIKVLHGDTPVTEMILQDDEKGEPTVLTCGSLSWHVIKRDNRYGIRLKDSENPKIKEFKGIERFPVSKRWRIKAKYLPYDPPKNISIVNVLGKVSEEPSPGALKFKIYGKTYRLDSLGEPDDEELFIVFGDRTNGFETYGGGRFLYVKKPDKKGMTYVDFNKAYNPPCAFTEFATCPMPPSQNKLPVKITAGEKSYKDALH; encoded by the coding sequence TTGACAAGCAAAAACGGGTGGCTCAGCCTGGCGGGATTGTTCTGGCTGGAGGAAGGCGAAAACGGTTTTGGAGCGGATGAATCCAATACGATTCTCTTCCCCGGGGACAGAGCGCCTGATTTCATCGGTTCCTTCTTTCTCGACAACGGGCAGGTGACGATTAGAATAAAGCCTGATATTAAAGTCCTTCACGGCGATACGCCTGTGACGGAAATGATTCTTCAGGATGATGAGAAGGGAGAGCCGACGGTCCTGACATGTGGATCGCTGAGCTGGCATGTCATCAAGCGCGACAACAGGTATGGAATCCGCCTCAAAGACAGCGAAAATCCAAAGATCAAAGAGTTCAAAGGGATCGAACGTTTCCCGGTTTCCAAGCGATGGCGAATCAAGGCTAAATACCTGCCCTATGATCCACCGAAGAATATCTCCATTGTCAATGTCCTGGGCAAGGTCTCCGAAGAGCCATCTCCCGGGGCTTTAAAATTCAAGATATACGGCAAGACCTACCGGCTGGATTCCCTGGGGGAACCTGATGATGAAGAATTGTTCATCGTCTTTGGCGATAGGACCAACGGATTCGAGACATATGGAGGAGGGCGATTCCTGTATGTGAAAAAGCCTGACAAAAAGGGGATGACCTACGTTGATTTCAACAAAGCCTACAACCCGCCCTGCGCCTTCACGGAATTTGCGACCTGTCCTATGCCGCCGTCTCAAAACAAACTTCCTGTTAAGATCACTGCCGGCGAGAAGAGCTACAAGGATGCTCTACACTGA
- a CDS encoding M48 family metalloprotease — translation MFIIKRIPRKIIALIISFTFLFSCMPTRVPPISSSGAAFQPEKDEKRLWDESRAEEKKFLEKAEFYKDPLLEDYLNTVALRLEPEGLAAQDQLAIRVRILNDPTLNAFAYPHGTIYVHTGLIARLENEDQIAGVIAHEMTHVENRHMLRYKRSIQNKQIGFMIAAIAGSIWAASEAGHAAEEGHWGKAARISQVADLLLGLGLQLAFIAAINGYGRNLEREADDGALKKMQNFGYNPAQMEKVYSLLLDDHGDGTKLETFFFGNHPQLKERIENTRAYLSSHPEINDVPAKANVDPQDFQRRVRSLLKDDALLNMNAGRFGIAEDELKRAIAIVPGDPVAHYLLGILYMKKADVKKEEAETLRQNALNFFIEAVQLDPLYADPHRELGLGAYRSGDFPTACGEFKKYIELAPGASDVARMKDYILELKTMGHCE, via the coding sequence GTGTTTATCATCAAAAGAATCCCAAGAAAAATCATAGCTTTGATTATAAGTTTTACCTTTCTTTTTTCCTGCATGCCTACAAGGGTTCCACCGATCAGCAGTTCAGGGGCCGCTTTTCAGCCTGAGAAGGATGAGAAGCGTCTGTGGGATGAATCCCGCGCGGAAGAGAAAAAATTCCTTGAAAAAGCGGAGTTTTACAAGGATCCACTCCTTGAAGATTATCTCAACACCGTTGCTTTAAGACTGGAGCCAGAAGGTCTGGCAGCCCAGGATCAGCTCGCAATAAGAGTGCGGATACTGAATGATCCCACCCTCAATGCCTTCGCTTACCCTCATGGCACGATATACGTGCATACGGGGCTAATTGCAAGGCTCGAAAATGAGGATCAGATTGCTGGTGTAATTGCCCATGAGATGACCCATGTCGAGAACCGTCACATGCTCAGATATAAAAGAAGCATTCAAAACAAGCAGATAGGATTCATGATAGCGGCGATTGCCGGGAGCATCTGGGCGGCAAGTGAAGCCGGACATGCCGCTGAAGAAGGGCACTGGGGGAAGGCAGCCCGTATCAGTCAGGTCGCCGATCTTCTCCTTGGCCTGGGTCTTCAGCTTGCCTTCATAGCGGCCATTAACGGTTATGGACGGAACCTCGAACGGGAAGCGGATGATGGGGCACTCAAAAAGATGCAAAACTTTGGCTACAACCCTGCGCAGATGGAGAAAGTTTATTCACTCTTGCTGGATGACCATGGAGATGGAACGAAGCTCGAGACCTTCTTCTTTGGGAATCATCCACAGCTCAAGGAGAGGATTGAAAACACCAGGGCATACCTCTCTTCGCATCCCGAAATCAATGATGTTCCGGCGAAAGCGAATGTTGATCCTCAGGATTTTCAGCGAAGGGTGAGGTCGCTCCTCAAGGATGATGCGCTCCTCAACATGAATGCCGGACGGTTTGGAATCGCAGAGGATGAACTGAAAAGAGCCATCGCGATCGTCCCCGGCGATCCCGTTGCACACTATCTGCTCGGAATTCTCTACATGAAAAAAGCCGATGTAAAAAAGGAAGAAGCCGAGACTCTGAGGCAGAACGCCCTCAACTTTTTCATCGAGGCTGTACAGCTCGATCCTCTATATGCAGACCCGCACCGGGAACTCGGACTCGGCGCTTACCGCAGCGGGGATTTCCCGACTGCCTGCGGTGAGTTCAAGAAATATATCGAGCTTGCCCCCGGCGCTTCAGATGTGGCAAGGATGAAGGACTACATCCTGGAATTGAAGACGATGGGGCACTGCGAGTAG
- a CDS encoding dipeptidase produces the protein MKICVKKFLASLFLLFFIATFYLHGQYYPCLAKTKSAGLAEADAKNKNNSKNSTKNIADEELWKRSKKIHEDAIIIDTHTDTPLAMLSKGFDIGQRSDRGNFDLIRMKEGGLDAAFFAVFTANEDDDRQPSKKAFETIDEILHQVEKYPELACMAYSPEDIRSIHKAGKRAILIGMENGSPLEGSLRLLRDFYRIGVRYIGLTHWENNSLCDAATSEKPKWNGLSDFGRDVVREMNRIGMIIDVSHISEKAITDILEISRAPVIASHSSTRALCDIPRNLSDDAIKAIAKKGGVVQINFFSGFLDDAFNKKSKEVRETLKPEFDKLKEKYKDDQSGYWTEATALWAKHAPPSPGIETLIDHIEHVVKIAGVEHVGLGSDFDGAGSYPEGLNDVTGYPLITLHLLKRGYSEADVKKILGANFLRVFEEVVKEAKK, from the coding sequence ATGAAAATCTGCGTTAAAAAATTTCTTGCGAGCCTTTTTCTCCTCTTCTTCATTGCCACTTTCTATCTCCATGGACAATACTACCCGTGCCTGGCAAAGACGAAGAGCGCCGGCCTGGCTGAAGCCGATGCTAAAAACAAGAACAACTCTAAAAACAGCACGAAGAACATCGCTGATGAAGAGCTGTGGAAGAGATCGAAGAAAATCCACGAAGACGCGATAATCATCGATACGCACACCGATACGCCGCTTGCGATGCTGAGCAAAGGGTTCGATATCGGGCAGAGGTCCGACAGAGGGAATTTTGACCTAATCAGGATGAAAGAAGGGGGATTAGACGCTGCCTTTTTTGCCGTCTTCACTGCCAACGAGGACGATGACAGACAGCCATCCAAAAAAGCCTTCGAGACTATAGATGAGATACTTCATCAGGTTGAAAAATATCCTGAGCTGGCATGCATGGCCTATTCACCAGAGGATATAAGAAGCATACACAAGGCAGGAAAGAGAGCCATCCTCATCGGCATGGAGAACGGAAGCCCTCTTGAGGGAAGCCTGAGGCTCTTGCGAGATTTCTACCGCATCGGCGTGAGGTACATCGGCCTCACGCACTGGGAGAACAACAGCCTGTGCGATGCCGCAACTTCCGAGAAGCCAAAATGGAACGGCCTGAGCGATTTCGGCCGCGATGTCGTCAGAGAGATGAATAGAATCGGCATGATCATCGACGTTTCCCACATCTCCGAGAAGGCGATCACGGACATCCTCGAAATCTCCCGTGCGCCCGTGATAGCGTCGCATTCCTCGACGCGCGCACTCTGCGACATCCCGAGGAATCTCTCCGACGATGCAATCAAAGCCATCGCAAAGAAAGGGGGAGTCGTTCAGATCAACTTCTTCTCCGGCTTCCTCGACGATGCATTCAACAAGAAATCAAAAGAGGTCAGGGAGACGCTCAAACCTGAATTCGATAAGCTGAAGGAGAAATACAAGGACGACCAGTCGGGATACTGGACGGAGGCTACCGCTCTCTGGGCCAAACATGCTCCCCCGTCTCCAGGTATCGAAACCCTCATCGACCACATCGAGCATGTAGTCAAGATTGCAGGCGTAGAGCATGTGGGGCTAGGCTCAGACTTCGATGGTGCGGGGAGCTACCCTGAAGGATTGAATGACGTCACCGGCTATCCCCTCATCACATTACATCTCCTCAAGCGTGGTTACAGCGAGGCGGACGTAAAGAAGATCCTGGGCGCTAATTTCCTCCGCGTCTTTGAGGAAGTAGTCAAAGAAGCGAAAAAATAG